CATAGAAGGTTCGAACACGGGCCTTTGGATGGCTGGAATGCAATATATTACACAAGTGGTGCTTGCACTACAACCCCTCAAGTTTGTACCCTCCGGCTCCTGCGCCTCGTGTTTCTTAAGGGGAAAGTTCGCTAATGGCTTGTGCAATTCGTCTCCATATACGCTCTGCTCATGCGAAGGACCTGCAGTGCGTGCTCTGAAAGACATATGTTACCAAGCTTCAGGCACGTTGTTTATTGCAGTTCGTCGGCATAGACCAACGAGCCAGCTATGAGCCAAAAGATGCAGTCTGCCGTGCCACCAGATGGGTATATTCAGCATTTTAAGGACCAAGTGGTCCTTCTTACCGGAGCTACTGGCAGCCTGGGGGGCTGTCTGCTATACAAACTAGCCATGCGATTACCGACTAAGAAGATATTCGCCTTATGTCGAGGGTCTGTAGGTGAAGCAGTCCGTAAGTGGGAATCCACCATGCCGCAGCAGATTGACGATATACTTGACTCTGGCAAAGTTGAGTTGATCACCGGCGATCTATCCAGACCAGGCCTTGGAATCGATCCAGCCGTCCGCTATAGGATGCGGAATGAAGTGACTGCGGTTATCAACACAGTCGCAAATATCTCCTTGGTCGAGAATTTGGGGAAGTCGGTTCGAGACAATTGCCAAACTGCCATGGCACTATTCCGAATGGCATCTGAATTCCGTCATGTTCAGCTTTTTGTGCACTTCTCGAGTCTGGCTGCGAATAGCTTTCTCCCAGGAGGCGTGGTCGAAGAATGCCTGTATCCCTCACCAAACCCTAATCCCGATCCAGTGGAAGAACTCGCCGGGCATCCAGGCGCAGAATGCTCCCAACTACCATTAGACGATAGGTACGCCTGGCCATACGGACAGGCAAAACATTTAGCAGAGCGTCTACTTCTTCGTCAGCCCTATCCGATTCCAGTGCTTATCATACGGCCATCCGCCATTGGACCCGCCATCGCAGAGCCCTTTCCCTTATATGGTCCCGATAAAGCAATTCCAATGCACACTCTGCTTCTCTGCTTCAGCATGTCTGATCTTGATCGTGTTGGAAACTCCGACCATATTTTCGAGGAAGTCCCCGTCGATCTCGTGGCCAATTGCTGCCTTCTCCACCTGGCTCATAAAACCACCGGTGTTGTCCACTGCGCCTCGCCTCTGTACGTTCGCCAGACAGCCGCAGATATCATGTCCACCGCAAAACGATGCATTTCTGCGTCAGAGATCGCCGCGCTCTTCACGAAGCAGCGGCCTTCTACCGCGCTCATGTGGCAGACCAAATACAAGGTAGAGAATATAGAGGAGGCGATAGCCTGGGATGTGGAATGCAAGCGGTCCGAATACCAGAAGCTGGTTACTGGTCCCTTAGCTCTCTGTCCGGTTGGGCATGATCCACAGTTACACCTGGAACGGCGGATTCGGAGGATGTATCGTGTGCTGTTAGATAACGGCGAAGAGGGCTCTAGTTAGACGGTCTTGCTGTCTACTTGGGCGGTACATTGATATTTGACTATAGCCTGGCACAATCAGACAAAGACATATCTTCGCGCACGGGCCGGTGTCTGTTATAACAATGCAATGTATCACAATTACACCCGCCATTCTGTATTCCTATCACAACATGAGAGTCGAGTAACAATGCACTGTTGGTGACTGCACCGCTGTAACCTTGCAGCCGCAAATCAAGAAACGGACATAATCACCCACCACGCGTCGTCCTCGTGAGCCGGGCAGTTTTCTCATCTCCACGAGCATGTGGtgtggtgctggtggagagAACAGGCAAGCCAGCTTATTTCTGCGCAACAGCTACCCATGCAACCATCTCGACCCTGGCCATTgccgtctcctcctcgcgcAGACTATTACGGAGCTCCTCAACCCATTgctccttctcgctctcggACCACCCATTCGTAACATAGTCTCGAAACGATGCTTTCATGATGTCTATCAAATCATCCACATCCTTCCCTCTGTATCCCACAGTCCTCTCCTGAACCCGGATCTTCCCACTTTCAAACCCTCCCTTCCCGAGCACCTCCACAAGCCTTTCCTTCGTGAGCCACTCCTTTGGCATCGGTATTTCCCACGGCTTTGAGTCCGGGTGGACTCTTAGCTGGGCTTCGTGAACTGGCCTGAGGTACCCGAGTTTCGACCAAGTCGAGATAAATGCAGTCCCTCCGACCTTCAAAGTTCGATACACatgagcagcagccttctcagcctgcGGGAAGAACGGAAACCCTAAGTTCGTATACGAATGCGTGAACGTATTATCAGGGTACGTCAAATCCTCCGCATCCATAACAGAGATCATCAATCCGTCGTAGCCATCCTTTATCCATCCTTTGGCACGAGCCATGTTACTGAAATTAGCAACCATGGACGGGGCGAGGTCTGCTGCGAATATCTTGGGTTTTGCCTTGGGGAACAGACCCAGGATTTCGGATGTCATTATCCCAGTCCCGCAGGCGTTGTCGAGGATTATAGATGATGTTTCTACCTTTGGTTCAAGGGTTAGCAGGAACTGCGCGACTTCCCTGGTGCATCCGCCGGTCATTCGCTCGTATGCATCGCTGGACTTGTCGAATGCGGCTGCTGCGGTGCCGGGTGC
This region of Aspergillus puulaauensis MK2 DNA, chromosome 5, nearly complete sequence genomic DNA includes:
- a CDS encoding putative secondary metabolism biosynthetic enzyme (COG:I;~EggNog:ENOG410Q2AH;~InterPro:IPR036291,IPR026055,IPR013120;~PFAM:PF07993;~antiSMASH:Cluster_5.9;~go_function: GO:0080019 - fatty-acyl-CoA reductase (alcohol-forming) activity [Evidence IEA]) → MPQQIDDILDSGKVELITGDLSRPGLGIDPAVRYRMRNEVTAVINTVANISLVENLGKSVRDNCQTAMALFRMASEFRHVQLFVHFSSLAANSFLPGGVVEECLYPSPNPNPDPVEELAGHPGAECSQLPLDDRYAWPYGQAKHLAERLLLRQPYPIPVLIIRPSAIGPAIAEPFPLYGPDKAIPMHTLLLCFSMSDLDRVGNSDHIFEEVPVDLVANCCLLHLAHKTTGVVHCASPLYVRQTAADIMSTAKRCISASEIAALFTKQRPSTALMWQTKYKVENIEEAIAWDVECKRSEYQKLVTGPLALCPVGHDPQLHLERRIRRMYRVLLDNGEEGSS
- a CDS encoding class I SAM-dependent methyltransferase (COG:S;~EggNog:ENOG410PT1C;~InterPro:IPR029063,IPR041698;~PFAM:PF13649,PF13489,PF01209,PF08241;~SMCOG1089:methyltransferase;~antiSMASH:Cluster_5.9) — encoded protein: MSSAPTPAPGTAAAAFDKSSDAYERMTGGCTREVAQFLLTLEPKVETSSIILDNACGTGIMTSEILGLFPKAKPKIFAADLAPSMVANFSNMARAKGWIKDGYDGLMISVMDAEDLTYPDNTFTHSYTNLGFPFFPQAEKAAAHVYRTLKVGGTAFISTWSKLGYLRPVHEAQLRVHPDSKPWEIPMPKEWLTKERLVEVLGKGGFESGKIRVQERTVGYRGKDVDDLIDIMKASFRDYVTNGWSESEKEQWVEELRNSLREEETAMARVEMVAWVAVAQK